A single window of Methylocella tundrae DNA harbors:
- the rimO gene encoding 30S ribosomal protein S12 methylthiotransferase RimO has product MILDPPPSAAVPGGDAPRGAAAPKIAFVSLGCPKALVDSEQIISRLRAEGYELTKSYDGAAAVIVNTCGFLDSAKAESLAAIGAAAAENGKIIVTGCMGAEPESIETRFPNIFSITGPQAFESVMQAVHAAVAPPHDPLFDLLPAQGVKLTPRHYAYLKISEGCNNRCSFCIIPKLRGDLVSRPAADILREAEKLVAAGVKELLVISQDTSAYGLDLRYAESVFHDRAVRAKFIDLARELGSLGVWVRLHYVYPYPHVDDVIELMASGLVLPYLDIPFQHASPSVLRAMKRPGDQEKTLERIKRWRSICPDLSIRSTFIVGFPGETEADFEFLMNWLGEAKLDRVGAFKYEPVEGAAANGLGLPHIEPQTQEIRYRRFMEQAQAVSTRKLKDKVGKRLSVIVDEASPRAAEGRTKGDAPEIDGKVHIVSRRPLRAGEIVSVKIERSDAYDLYGTAV; this is encoded by the coding sequence ATGATACTTGATCCTCCCCCCAGCGCAGCGGTCCCTGGCGGCGACGCTCCTCGCGGCGCCGCGGCGCCGAAAATTGCGTTCGTCTCCCTTGGATGTCCAAAGGCCCTCGTCGACAGCGAGCAGATCATCAGCCGCCTGCGGGCCGAAGGCTATGAGCTGACCAAAAGCTATGACGGAGCAGCAGCCGTCATCGTCAACACCTGCGGCTTTCTCGACAGCGCCAAGGCCGAATCACTTGCGGCGATCGGCGCGGCGGCGGCGGAGAACGGCAAGATCATCGTCACCGGCTGCATGGGCGCCGAGCCAGAATCAATCGAGACGCGCTTTCCGAATATCTTCAGCATCACCGGCCCGCAGGCTTTCGAATCAGTGATGCAGGCGGTCCACGCCGCGGTCGCCCCACCGCATGATCCGCTCTTCGACCTTCTGCCCGCGCAAGGCGTCAAGCTGACGCCGCGCCATTACGCCTATCTGAAAATCTCCGAAGGCTGCAACAACCGCTGCTCCTTCTGTATCATTCCGAAGCTGCGCGGCGATCTCGTCTCACGTCCCGCGGCCGACATTTTGCGCGAGGCCGAGAAGCTCGTCGCCGCCGGCGTCAAGGAGCTCCTCGTCATTTCTCAGGACACCAGCGCTTATGGTCTTGACCTGCGCTATGCGGAAAGTGTCTTCCACGATCGCGCCGTGCGGGCGAAGTTCATTGATCTCGCCCGCGAACTCGGCTCCCTCGGGGTCTGGGTGCGTCTCCATTACGTCTACCCCTACCCGCACGTAGACGACGTCATCGAACTGATGGCGTCGGGTCTCGTCCTGCCCTACCTCGACATTCCTTTTCAGCACGCGAGCCCGAGCGTCTTGCGCGCGATGAAACGTCCGGGCGATCAGGAGAAAACGCTGGAACGCATCAAGCGTTGGCGTTCGATCTGTCCCGATCTTTCGATCAGATCCACTTTCATCGTCGGCTTTCCCGGCGAAACGGAAGCCGACTTTGAATTTCTGATGAACTGGCTCGGCGAGGCCAAGCTCGACCGCGTCGGAGCGTTCAAATATGAGCCGGTCGAAGGCGCCGCCGCGAACGGTCTCGGTCTGCCGCATATAGAGCCGCAAACGCAAGAGATTCGCTATCGCCGCTTCATGGAGCAAGCGCAGGCCGTCAGTACGCGCAAACTGAAAGACAAAGTCGGCAAACGGCTTTCAGTCATCGTCGATGAGGCAAGCCCGCGCGCGGCCGAAGGACGTACGAAAGGTGATGCGCCCGAGATCGACGGGAAAGTTCATATTGTCTCGCGGCGGCCGCTGCGGGCCGGCGAAATCGTTAGTGTGAAGATCGAGCGAAGCGACGCTTATGATCTTTACGGAACGGCCGTGTAA
- a CDS encoding outer membrane protein, giving the protein MLRRILLASVGAIALAGSAFAADLPSRAPPPVYVPPVPIFTWTGVYIGGQIGYAWGKTNNSIGDAFGDYAAFSTNNSGVIGGAHVGYNLQLSQFVIGLEGDVDGSSMSKSISGFVGDVPTTVSSNMSVQGSIRGRVGYAWDRVLIYGTGGVAFAGLNGSISTPFGYDSASSTRVGWTVGGGLEYAVTNNWSIRAEYRYADFGHSTVYANNSFVGLGAYANRRITENRVQVGFSYKFDTFGPPAPVVAKY; this is encoded by the coding sequence ATGTTGCGTCGTATTCTTTTAGCTTCGGTTGGCGCGATCGCGCTGGCCGGCTCGGCCTTTGCGGCCGATCTTCCCTCACGCGCTCCGCCGCCAGTCTATGTGCCGCCGGTTCCGATCTTCACTTGGACTGGCGTCTATATCGGCGGCCAGATCGGCTACGCCTGGGGCAAGACAAATAACAGCATCGGTGACGCGTTCGGCGATTATGCGGCGTTCAGCACCAACAACAGCGGCGTCATCGGCGGCGCCCATGTCGGCTATAACCTGCAGCTGAGCCAGTTCGTCATCGGCCTCGAGGGCGATGTCGATGGTTCGAGCATGAGCAAGAGCATCTCGGGCTTCGTCGGCGACGTGCCGACCACGGTCAGCTCGAACATGAGCGTTCAGGGTTCGATTCGTGGCCGCGTCGGCTACGCATGGGATCGCGTCCTGATCTATGGCACCGGCGGCGTCGCCTTCGCTGGTCTCAACGGCAGCATTTCGACGCCGTTCGGCTATGACAGCGCTTCGTCGACCCGCGTCGGCTGGACCGTTGGCGGCGGCCTCGAATATGCCGTCACCAACAACTGGTCGATCCGCGCCGAATATCGCTACGCCGATTTTGGTCATTCCACTGTGTATGCCAACAATTCGTTCGTTGGGCTCGGCGCCTACGCCAATCGCCGCATCACCGAGAACCGCGTGCAGGTCGGCTTCAGCTACAAGTTCGACACCTTCGGGCCGCCGGCTCCGGTCGTCGCCAAGTACTGA